The Propionispora hippei DSM 15287 genome includes a window with the following:
- a CDS encoding HD domain-containing protein produces MMAVITTANLKEDHEVDVYLSCSTKYLSELGFTEHGQRHANIVAHRAYQVLSELGCEERSCQLASVAGYLHDIGNMVNRFNHGGTGAVMAYAILARLNMPPEEIALVISAIGNHEEERGQAVNAVAAALILADKSDVFRSRVTNTDFAKFEIHDRVNYAAESSALLIDKEQRTITLQLTINTEICPVMEYFEIFLVRMVMCRRAAEFLKCRFSLIINDNQLL; encoded by the coding sequence ATGATGGCAGTCATAACCACAGCTAATTTGAAAGAAGATCATGAAGTAGATGTGTATCTTAGCTGCAGCACTAAGTATCTCAGTGAACTTGGCTTTACGGAACATGGGCAGCGCCATGCCAACATTGTGGCCCATCGGGCGTATCAGGTGCTTAGCGAGCTTGGCTGCGAGGAACGGTCCTGTCAACTGGCATCGGTTGCCGGATATTTGCATGACATTGGCAATATGGTTAACCGGTTTAATCATGGAGGTACCGGCGCGGTCATGGCTTATGCCATTTTGGCCCGGCTGAACATGCCGCCTGAAGAGATTGCTTTGGTGATTTCCGCGATCGGCAACCATGAGGAGGAACGGGGACAAGCTGTCAATGCGGTTGCGGCAGCACTCATCCTGGCTGATAAGTCAGATGTATTCCGCAGCCGGGTAACTAATACCGATTTTGCCAAATTTGAAATCCATGACCGTGTCAATTATGCAGCGGAAAGCAGCGCCTTACTTATTGACAAGGAGCAACGGACGATAACCCTGCAACTTACTATTAATACGGAGATTTGTCCGGTTATGGAGTATTTTGAGATTTTTCTGGTACGGATGGTTATGTGCCGACGTGCCGCTGAGTTCTTAAAATGCCGCTTCAGTCTGATCATTAACGACAATCAGTTGTTATAA
- the secD gene encoding protein translocase subunit SecD: MRVGNLTKFLVAVVAILAIAGYFISPLALSIKQGLDLQGGTHVVLEAVDTPEAKVDEDAVQRVVKIVEHRINDLGLTEPIIQRQGDRRIIVELPGINDPDKAIELIGKTAMLEFKDVTGTTVMTGTDLKNAQAQIEQSNKNVVALEFSDEGAKKFADLTTKNVGKPISILLDKQVLTSPVVQEPITGGKAQITGSKTLEEAQNLAILLRSGSLPVKVEVMETRTVGPTLGMDSKEKSKTAFAIGISAIVLFMLFFYRLSGFVANISLALYVMLLLFGLKSLNATLTLPGIAGIILSIGMAVDANVLIFERFKEEYRSGKTLRAAMDAGFNRAFSSIIDSNVNTLLAAVVLFFLGTGPVKGFAITLGLGIILSMFTAITVTRFLLKMLISANLVKSGKIFGA, from the coding sequence TTGAGAGTGGGGAATTTGACTAAGTTTTTAGTTGCAGTAGTAGCGATTTTAGCTATTGCCGGCTATTTCATTTCACCCCTGGCTTTGTCCATTAAGCAAGGTCTTGATTTGCAGGGCGGTACCCATGTCGTGTTGGAGGCGGTAGATACGCCGGAAGCCAAGGTCGATGAGGATGCTGTGCAGCGGGTGGTCAAAATTGTTGAGCACCGGATCAATGACCTGGGCTTGACGGAACCGATCATTCAACGCCAGGGAGACCGCCGGATTATTGTGGAGCTGCCGGGGATTAACGATCCTGACAAGGCAATCGAACTGATCGGCAAGACGGCGATGCTGGAGTTTAAGGATGTAACGGGAACTACCGTGATGACCGGGACCGATTTGAAAAATGCGCAGGCTCAGATCGAACAATCAAACAAAAATGTGGTTGCCCTGGAATTTTCCGATGAAGGGGCGAAGAAATTCGCCGACCTGACAACCAAAAACGTGGGAAAACCAATTAGCATTTTATTGGATAAGCAGGTGCTTACCAGCCCTGTGGTGCAGGAGCCGATTACCGGTGGCAAGGCGCAGATTACAGGCAGCAAGACGCTTGAGGAAGCACAGAATTTAGCTATTTTGCTGCGTTCAGGCTCTCTGCCGGTAAAAGTGGAAGTTATGGAGACGAGAACCGTAGGCCCTACTTTGGGGATGGATTCAAAGGAAAAGAGTAAAACAGCCTTTGCCATTGGCATTTCGGCCATTGTTCTGTTTATGCTATTTTTCTACCGCCTGTCCGGTTTTGTGGCTAACATCAGTTTGGCATTATATGTTATGCTGCTGCTTTTTGGTTTAAAATCATTGAACGCCACGTTGACCTTACCCGGTATTGCCGGTATTATTTTGTCAATTGGCATGGCCGTGGATGCCAACGTTTTGATTTTTGAACGGTTTAAGGAAGAATACCGTTCCGGCAAAACGCTGCGGGCCGCGATGGATGCCGGTTTTAACCGTGCTTTTAGCAGTATTATCGACTCCAATGTCAATACACTGCTGGCAGCCGTTGTGTTATTCTTTCTCGGTACAGGTCCGGTTAAGGGCTTTGCCATTACCCTGGGGCTGGGGATTATTTTGAGTATGTTTACAGCAATTACCGTTACCCGCTTCTTATTGAAAATGCTGATAAGTGCAAACTTAGTAAAAAGCGGAAAAATCTTTGGGGCGTAG